From one Gemmatimonadaceae bacterium genomic stretch:
- a CDS encoding DUF485 domain-containing protein gives MVSPSQTAVEATRALAARRWRIAAMLTVCMVCVYFGFIALVAYKRDLLATLLHEGLSLGILLGALVIVAAWSLTYVYVSWANRVYDPALAALRVHHDADDATAAATRGQ, from the coding sequence ATGGTCTCTCCCTCCCAAACGGCCGTTGAGGCCACCCGCGCGCTGGCGGCTCGGCGCTGGCGTATCGCCGCGATGCTGACCGTCTGCATGGTCTGCGTCTACTTCGGGTTCATCGCGCTGGTGGCGTATAAGCGGGACCTGCTGGCCACCCTGCTTCATGAGGGGCTGTCGCTGGGCATCCTGCTTGGCGCCCTGGTGATTGTGGCCGCGTGGTCGCTCACCTACGTGTACGTGTCGTGGGCCAATCGCGTCTATGATCCGGCCCTCGCAGCGCTCCGCGTACATCACGACGCTGACGACGCCACCGCGGCCGCCACGAGGGGCCAGTGA
- a CDS encoding FKBP-type peptidyl-prolyl cis-trans isomerase: MIPTSIRSFVRALSVLACSAVAACSESLSPGSGVVGTPSDPATDTFAAALGVDLTAMTKKSAVLYVQDLTVGTGAEAVTGRVLGMVYTGWLANGTKFDSNVGSQNFTFTLGAGQVIAGWDQGIVGMKVGGKRRIIMGSALGYGANGSGPIPGNATLVFDVELKTLQ; this comes from the coding sequence ATGATCCCTACCTCCATCCGTTCTTTCGTTCGCGCGCTGTCTGTGCTGGCCTGTTCGGCGGTCGCGGCCTGCAGTGAGTCGCTGTCGCCAGGCTCCGGCGTCGTCGGCACGCCGTCGGACCCGGCCACCGACACGTTTGCGGCGGCGCTGGGAGTCGACCTGACGGCGATGACCAAGAAGAGCGCCGTGCTGTATGTGCAGGACCTGACGGTTGGCACCGGTGCGGAAGCGGTCACCGGCCGCGTACTGGGCATGGTGTATACCGGGTGGCTGGCCAACGGCACCAAGTTCGATTCCAATGTGGGCAGTCAGAACTTCACGTTCACACTGGGCGCCGGACAGGTGATCGCGGGCTGGGACCAGGGTATCGTGGGCATGAAAGTAGGTGGCAAGCGTCGCATCATCATGGGATCGGCGCTGGGGTACGGTGCCAACGGCAGCGGCCCAATTCCCGGCAACGCCACGCTGGTGTTCGACGTGGAACTCAAGACGCTGCAATAA
- a CDS encoding AbrB/MazE/SpoVT family DNA-binding domain-containing protein, which translates to MKLAQSRLTSQGQVSVPAEVRRRLGLSPGSVLEWEADGEHIVVRRSQKHSSADVHATLFPDGVAAAHSLQDLKEGIRRDLARRHARR; encoded by the coding sequence ATGAAACTCGCCCAATCCCGCCTCACCTCGCAGGGTCAGGTGTCGGTGCCCGCGGAAGTGCGGAGGCGTCTCGGATTGTCACCTGGATCGGTCCTTGAATGGGAGGCCGACGGTGAGCACATCGTGGTGCGTCGCAGCCAAAAGCACTCGTCGGCCGACGTGCACGCGACGCTGTTCCCCGACGGCGTGGCGGCCGCCCATAGCCTTCAGGACTTGAAGGAGGGGATCCGACGCGACCTCGCCCGCCGCCATGCGCGCCGTTGA
- a CDS encoding MFS transporter produces MASTDTAFGSGDNPQVEDRGFRGGLSAGQAWYAVAILTLANVSGAIDRQIFASLAEPVKRDLGLSDTQVSLLSGCGFAVLFSVFGLAIGRLVDRRRRTHIVAVGAALWSFLTAITGITRNYGQLLLARVGVGVGEATLGPSAVSIIADAFPRGRLGTAMSVYMLGTFFGSGVSYALGAWIVSAIDAPGFVSMPIVGAIHPWQTVFFIIGLPGLLVALLMLTVREPTRAAGARATEQVPMSQVIAYLRRNARTMISLCVGFTCSASVNWGIGMWLQAFFVRTHGWSVAQAGALQGALTMGIGPVGTLLGGWMVDRYARRGIADAPLRVGMLGAAGMMVFAGLYPIVPSASLAAALLVPVNLFAALPWGAANAAIAEAMPSRMRGQGSAIFQLMVGLAGGIGPTAVALVTDRVYHNDASLRWSLALCTVVGMSLTLAILAWGRPAYRATVARRDESRERAIANAQ; encoded by the coding sequence ATGGCCTCCACAGATACGGCATTCGGGAGCGGCGACAACCCCCAAGTCGAGGACCGCGGCTTCCGCGGCGGTCTCAGCGCCGGGCAGGCGTGGTATGCCGTCGCGATCCTGACGCTGGCGAATGTGTCGGGCGCCATCGACCGCCAGATCTTTGCATCGCTCGCCGAGCCGGTGAAGCGCGACCTGGGTTTGTCCGATACGCAGGTGAGCCTGCTGAGCGGTTGCGGTTTTGCCGTGTTGTTCTCGGTATTCGGGCTGGCCATCGGTCGCCTGGTGGATCGTCGCCGACGCACGCACATCGTGGCCGTCGGCGCGGCACTCTGGAGTTTCCTGACCGCCATCACCGGCATCACCCGCAACTACGGTCAACTGTTGCTGGCCCGCGTTGGGGTGGGCGTCGGCGAGGCGACACTGGGACCGTCCGCTGTCTCGATCATCGCCGACGCATTTCCCCGTGGTCGTCTCGGTACCGCGATGAGCGTGTACATGCTGGGGACGTTCTTCGGTTCCGGTGTGTCGTACGCACTGGGGGCGTGGATTGTGAGCGCCATTGACGCGCCGGGTTTTGTCTCGATGCCGATCGTCGGTGCGATTCATCCGTGGCAAACGGTGTTTTTCATCATCGGGTTGCCGGGGCTGCTCGTGGCGTTGCTCATGCTGACGGTGCGCGAGCCCACGCGCGCCGCCGGTGCACGGGCCACCGAACAGGTTCCCATGAGTCAGGTCATCGCCTATTTGCGCCGCAATGCGCGCACGATGATTTCCCTCTGCGTGGGATTCACCTGTTCGGCCTCCGTGAACTGGGGAATCGGCATGTGGTTGCAGGCATTCTTTGTTCGCACGCATGGATGGTCGGTGGCCCAGGCCGGCGCACTGCAGGGCGCGTTAACCATGGGAATCGGTCCGGTGGGAACGCTGCTGGGCGGATGGATGGTCGATCGCTATGCCCGGCGCGGGATCGCTGATGCACCGTTGCGCGTCGGCATGCTGGGGGCGGCCGGCATGATGGTCTTCGCGGGACTGTATCCGATCGTGCCGTCGGCGTCGCTGGCCGCAGCGCTGCTGGTGCCGGTGAATCTGTTTGCCGCATTACCCTGGGGCGCAGCCAACGCGGCCATTGCCGAAGCGATGCCCTCGCGCATGCGTGGCCAAGGGAGCGCCATCTTCCAACTGATGGTGGGCCTCGCCGGCGGCATTGGCCCGACGGCGGTAGCGCTTGTGACGGATCGTGTCTATCACAACGACGCGTCGCTGCGCTGGTCATTGGCACTGTGCACCGTCGTGGGCATGTCGCTCACGCTGGCGATCCTGGCGTGGGGACGTCCGGCGTATCGGGCCACGGTGGCTCGACGTGATGAATCGCGGGAACGGGCGATCGCGAACGCGCAGTAG
- a CDS encoding threonine/serine exporter family protein — MNTALVPDPASDSPMMTATGELRAAARTGFVLELARALHQYGTPSHRLEAALYTVATRLGLTAEFFSTPTSIMVGFGDLVDQRVHLLRVEPGEPNLGHLAQVSDIVRDVVDGTVSPADGLQRLHVLKAQPPRWPVWLVLLAFVLSSAAVACFLRVKVGDVAIASVLGLITGAIALGTSTSVTWRPVTEPVAAFVVTTLALALDVYARTGTGYATSLAGLIVLLPGLTLTVALTELSTRHLSSGTARLSGAIVVFLGLGFGLALGARLGGQIGLELRDVLGSDGAAWLSRAPLPRWTEWVALIVAPLAFTVLLNASARDAGWIVLACVGAYLTSRFVGASMGEVFAAFLGAFVVSAGSNVVERVFRRTSMVTAVPGLLILVPGSIGFRSMTSLVGDQYDVGVATAFRVGLIGISLAAGILAGNVATSALRERASRERAVRNRASRRG; from the coding sequence GTGAACACTGCTCTCGTGCCCGACCCGGCGTCCGATTCGCCGATGATGACCGCCACCGGCGAACTCCGGGCGGCGGCCCGGACGGGCTTTGTGCTCGAACTGGCCCGCGCCCTGCACCAGTACGGCACTCCCTCGCATCGTCTGGAAGCGGCGCTGTACACGGTGGCGACGCGGCTGGGGCTGACCGCTGAATTCTTCTCCACGCCCACCAGCATCATGGTGGGCTTCGGTGACCTGGTCGATCAACGCGTGCATTTGCTGCGCGTCGAACCCGGGGAGCCCAACCTGGGCCATCTCGCGCAAGTCAGCGACATCGTGCGCGATGTGGTGGACGGCACGGTGTCCCCCGCTGATGGACTGCAACGGCTCCACGTGCTCAAGGCGCAGCCACCTCGGTGGCCCGTCTGGCTGGTGCTGCTGGCGTTTGTGTTGTCGTCAGCCGCGGTAGCGTGCTTTCTCCGCGTGAAAGTCGGCGACGTGGCGATCGCATCGGTGCTCGGACTGATTACCGGCGCCATCGCGCTGGGAACGTCCACGTCGGTCACGTGGCGCCCGGTGACGGAGCCCGTGGCGGCGTTTGTGGTGACGACGTTGGCGCTGGCGCTGGACGTGTATGCGCGAACAGGCACGGGCTACGCCACCTCGCTCGCCGGCCTGATTGTGTTGCTCCCCGGGCTCACATTGACCGTGGCCCTCACCGAACTCTCCACCCGTCATCTGTCGTCAGGGACCGCGCGCTTGAGCGGTGCCATCGTGGTCTTCCTTGGACTCGGCTTTGGTCTGGCGCTTGGCGCCAGGCTCGGTGGACAGATCGGCCTGGAGTTGCGCGACGTACTGGGCAGCGACGGTGCCGCTTGGCTGTCGCGCGCGCCGCTTCCGCGGTGGACGGAATGGGTGGCCCTGATCGTCGCGCCCCTGGCCTTTACCGTACTGCTGAATGCGTCGGCGCGCGACGCCGGATGGATCGTGCTGGCCTGCGTCGGTGCGTACCTCACGTCGCGTTTTGTGGGTGCCAGCATGGGCGAGGTCTTCGCGGCCTTCCTCGGCGCGTTTGTGGTGAGCGCCGGCAGCAATGTCGTGGAGCGCGTGTTTCGGCGCACATCGATGGTGACCGCCGTGCCAGGTCTGTTGATACTCGTGCCCGGCTCCATCGGATTCCGGAGCATGACGTCACTGGTTGGCGACCAATATGACGTCGGCGTGGCCACCGCCTTTCGCGTGGGGCTTATCGGAATTTCACTGGCCGCTGGAATCCTTGCCGGCAATGTGGCCACCAGTGCCCTGCGCGAACGCGCATCCCGCGAACGCGCAGTGCGCAACCGCGCATCGCGGCGCGGCTGA
- the actP gene encoding cation/acetate symporter ActP produces MSQATALGSPDRVAIAFFGGFIALTLAITYWAARRTSTTEHFYAAGRTVTAGQNGFALAGDYMSAASFLGIAGLVSTSGFDGLIYSTGWLVGWPVVLFLIAEPLRNLGRYTFADVVAARLNPVPVRIAAACGTLATIAFYLIAQMVGAGGLIRLLFGIPYETAVVIVGVAMMAYVLFGGMLATTWVQIVKAFLLLGGAATLAMLVLSRFGFDPRVLFAAAAAKYGAGVLAPGKLVSNPLDAISLGLALMFGTAGLPHILMRFYTVPDARAARKSVFIATGLIGVFYLMTFILGFGAMVLVGPDAIKGVDAGGNMAAPMLAELLGGRPFLGFIAAVAFATILAVVAGLALSGAATISHDLWASVVRKGHPKPGEELRVARVATIVLAGIAIILGVAFKGQNVAFMVGLAFAIAASANFPALVLSIFWRRTSTAGAATSMAVGALSTLTLIALSPAVQIDLLHHTSAIFPLKNPALVTIPLSFLTGIVVSLVKPDADGPARYAAMERRLLLGAD; encoded by the coding sequence ATGTCGCAGGCCACTGCTCTGGGTTCGCCCGATCGGGTCGCCATCGCCTTCTTCGGCGGCTTCATCGCGCTGACGCTGGCCATCACCTACTGGGCGGCACGTCGCACCAGCACCACCGAGCACTTCTACGCCGCTGGTCGCACGGTTACGGCGGGCCAGAACGGCTTTGCGTTGGCCGGTGACTACATGAGTGCCGCGTCGTTTCTGGGAATTGCCGGATTGGTTTCGACCAGTGGCTTTGATGGCCTCATCTACTCCACTGGCTGGCTGGTGGGCTGGCCGGTGGTGCTGTTCCTCATCGCCGAACCGCTGCGCAATCTGGGGCGATACACGTTCGCCGATGTCGTCGCCGCGCGCCTCAATCCGGTGCCGGTCCGCATCGCGGCCGCCTGCGGCACACTTGCCACCATAGCGTTCTATCTCATTGCGCAAATGGTGGGGGCGGGCGGGCTGATTCGACTGCTGTTCGGCATTCCCTACGAAACGGCAGTCGTCATCGTTGGCGTGGCGATGATGGCCTACGTGCTGTTCGGCGGGATGCTGGCCACCACGTGGGTGCAGATCGTGAAGGCGTTTCTCCTGTTGGGCGGCGCGGCGACGCTCGCCATGCTGGTGCTCTCCCGATTTGGGTTCGATCCGCGAGTGCTTTTCGCCGCGGCGGCCGCCAAGTACGGCGCCGGCGTGTTGGCCCCTGGCAAACTCGTGTCAAATCCGCTGGATGCGATTTCGCTGGGACTTGCCCTGATGTTCGGCACGGCGGGACTGCCGCACATTCTCATGCGCTTCTACACGGTGCCCGATGCGCGCGCCGCGCGCAAATCCGTGTTCATCGCCACGGGACTCATTGGGGTCTTCTACCTGATGACGTTCATCCTCGGATTCGGTGCCATGGTGCTGGTCGGACCCGACGCCATCAAGGGGGTCGATGCCGGTGGCAATATGGCCGCACCAATGCTGGCCGAATTGCTCGGCGGCCGTCCGTTTCTGGGTTTCATTGCCGCGGTCGCGTTTGCCACCATTCTGGCGGTGGTCGCCGGCCTTGCCCTCTCTGGCGCGGCCACCATTTCGCACGATCTGTGGGCCAGTGTGGTGCGCAAGGGACACCCGAAGCCCGGCGAGGAACTGCGCGTCGCACGCGTGGCAACGATTGTGTTGGCGGGCATCGCGATCATCCTTGGCGTGGCCTTCAAGGGACAGAATGTCGCCTTCATGGTTGGTCTCGCGTTCGCCATTGCGGCCAGCGCCAATTTTCCGGCCCTTGTGCTGAGCATTTTCTGGCGCCGCACCAGCACGGCCGGTGCCGCCACCAGCATGGCAGTTGGCGCCCTGTCCACGCTGACGCTCATCGCGCTGTCGCCCGCCGTGCAGATCGACCTGCTCCACCACACGTCGGCGATCTTCCCGCTCAAGAATCCTGCACTGGTCACCATTCCTCTGTCCTTCCTGACCGGGATTGTGGTGTCATTGGTCAAGCCGGACGCGGATGGCCCAGCCAGATACGCGGCGATGGAGCGGCGTCTGCTGCTGGGCGCAGACTGA
- a CDS encoding ubiquinone/menaquinone biosynthesis methyltransferase: MALVAKPGDPGPNADRTPVPRLGDRDLEAHLRDPARKQSFVTPMFDVIAPRYDAFTRLFSFGMDAGWKRAAIAAAAQQTTTRTVLDLASGTGDLAVGIARALPTAQVTALDASTRMIDMANARLATRDADVASRVRTMVGDMTALAFPDASIDLVTAGYGVRNVPDAARALGEIRRVLRPGGRVVLLDFYRPEPALWRALFLTYLQVAGNIVGWWWHRDPVVYGYIARSIDHFMSWQQCSALLSQNGFRVVRVTRHLGGGVARHEAVAV, translated from the coding sequence ATGGCTCTCGTTGCGAAACCCGGAGATCCGGGTCCGAACGCCGACCGGACACCGGTTCCCAGGCTGGGAGACCGGGATCTCGAGGCGCACCTGCGCGATCCGGCCCGAAAGCAGTCCTTCGTGACGCCGATGTTTGATGTGATTGCGCCACGCTATGACGCGTTCACCCGGCTGTTTTCGTTTGGCATGGACGCGGGGTGGAAGCGGGCAGCGATCGCCGCCGCGGCGCAGCAGACAACGACCCGCACGGTGCTGGATCTGGCGTCGGGGACGGGCGATCTGGCCGTGGGCATCGCTCGCGCGCTGCCGACCGCGCAGGTGACGGCGCTCGATGCCTCGACGCGGATGATCGACATGGCGAATGCTCGGCTGGCTACCCGCGATGCGGACGTCGCGTCACGGGTACGCACCATGGTGGGTGACATGACGGCGCTGGCGTTTCCCGATGCGTCAATCGATCTGGTCACCGCTGGTTACGGTGTGCGCAATGTGCCGGATGCCGCTCGGGCGCTTGGTGAGATCCGCCGCGTGTTGCGCCCCGGCGGGCGGGTCGTGCTGCTGGATTTCTATCGTCCCGAGCCGGCGCTGTGGCGCGCGCTGTTTCTGACGTACCTGCAGGTGGCCGGCAACATCGTGGGCTGGTGGTGGCACCGCGATCCGGTGGTGTATGGATACATCGCGCGCAGCATCGATCACTTCATGAGTTGGCAACAGTGCAGCGCGCTGTTGTCGCAGAACGGTTTTCGCGTGGTGCGAGTGACGCGGCATCTGGGCGGCGGCGTGGCGCGGCATGAGGCCGTCGCCGTGTGA
- a CDS encoding 4'-phosphopantetheinyl transferase superfamily protein yields the protein MVIPPAPGAPVSPHGAAGDAVALTAEPFVPSGVFASIEIGSITAEHGNTRAPIDAHGLHEAERALAESLPSLLSAGFVAGRRALRAALQQVAPNEVIGPLLRTARGAPTLPFGLTGSISHKRARAIAVAAPSAGTVLGVDLEERPLDVDLTRPSIATRILTDIERARIEGLDALAHREATLVHFALKEAVYKAIDPYVQRYVRFTEVELEIGAHGTAQVRLLLPEPIMRDVRIDAQWRFDGRWIIALAQSHHPL from the coding sequence ATGGTCATACCTCCCGCGCCCGGCGCGCCCGTTTCACCCCACGGGGCGGCAGGCGATGCTGTCGCGCTCACGGCCGAGCCGTTCGTCCCGTCAGGCGTGTTCGCATCGATCGAGATCGGCAGCATCACGGCCGAGCACGGTAACACGCGCGCGCCGATTGACGCGCATGGGCTGCACGAGGCTGAACGCGCGCTCGCCGAGTCGTTGCCGTCGCTGCTGAGTGCCGGTTTCGTGGCAGGACGACGGGCGTTGCGCGCGGCGCTGCAGCAGGTCGCGCCGAATGAGGTCATCGGGCCGTTGCTGCGTACCGCTCGTGGCGCGCCCACGCTCCCCTTTGGCCTCACCGGCTCAATCAGTCACAAACGCGCTCGGGCGATCGCCGTGGCCGCGCCGTCAGCGGGCACGGTGTTGGGTGTCGATCTGGAGGAGCGCCCGCTGGACGTGGACCTGACGCGTCCTTCGATTGCCACGCGCATCCTCACCGACATCGAGCGTGCACGGATTGAGGGACTCGACGCGCTCGCACATCGCGAAGCCACCCTGGTGCATTTTGCGCTCAAGGAAGCCGTTTACAAAGCAATCGATCCGTACGTGCAGCGGTACGTGCGGTTCACCGAGGTGGAACTCGAGATTGGCGCCCACGGAACCGCGCAGGTGAGGCTGTTGCTGCCCGAACCGATCATGCGTGATGTGCGCATCGATGCGCAGTGGCGATTCGACGGACGGTGGATCATCGCTCTGGCGCAGAGCCATCACCCACTGTAA
- a CDS encoding vitamin K epoxide reductase family protein, with translation MTKRMAIAMASLISGIVALYLHLWKLGLTGTLACSGGGGCAYVQGSRYGWFLGVDVALIGTVGYTMLFLTAVVSTMPRFEDAKWPNTLMQLMIWPAVLFTIRLKYGEFIVLKSFCEWCAVSATVITLCAILVTLDRRRLARLANHAP, from the coding sequence GTGACCAAGCGCATGGCCATCGCGATGGCGAGCCTCATCTCGGGGATCGTCGCGCTGTATCTGCATCTGTGGAAGCTCGGACTGACCGGCACATTGGCCTGCAGTGGCGGCGGCGGCTGCGCCTACGTGCAGGGCAGCCGTTACGGCTGGTTCCTGGGCGTCGATGTGGCGCTCATTGGCACGGTGGGCTACACCATGCTGTTCCTGACCGCCGTGGTGAGCACGATGCCGCGCTTCGAAGACGCGAAGTGGCCGAACACGCTGATGCAACTGATGATCTGGCCCGCCGTGCTGTTCACGATTCGCCTCAAGTATGGCGAGTTCATCGTGCTCAAGAGTTTCTGCGAGTGGTGCGCGGTGTCGGCGACGGTGATCACGCTGTGCGCCATTCTGGTGACACTCGATCGTCGTCGACTGGCGCGACTCGCCAACCACGCGCCGTAG
- a CDS encoding type II toxin-antitoxin system VapC family toxin, whose product MRAVDTNVLVRLLTRDEVKQTAAAELFIAKGAWISHVVLVETTWVLASVYARTALQIADAIAMLLEHEALALQDPDVVALALAQLRRRPAIGFSDCLIVEIARKAGHLPLGSFDRTLGRVDGAQLLKS is encoded by the coding sequence ATGCGCGCCGTTGACACCAACGTGCTCGTCCGGCTGCTGACGCGCGATGAAGTGAAACAGACAGCGGCGGCGGAGCTTTTCATCGCCAAGGGCGCGTGGATCTCGCACGTGGTGTTGGTGGAAACCACGTGGGTGCTGGCATCCGTGTACGCCAGAACCGCACTACAGATTGCAGACGCCATCGCCATGCTGCTCGAACACGAGGCCCTGGCGCTGCAGGATCCAGACGTGGTGGCGTTGGCGTTGGCGCAACTCCGCCGCAGGCCCGCCATCGGGTTTTCCGACTGCCTTATCGTCGAGATCGCGCGCAAAGCGGGACACCTGCCGCTGGGATCATTCGACCGTACCCTTGGTCGCGTGGACGGAGCGCAGCTACTGAAGAGCTGA
- a CDS encoding D-aminoacylase codes for MRQPRVHWRRHVALRAIILGACLTAVATRPVTAQRVADTSRVDVLIAGGLVIDGTGRTPQRLDIGIRGDRIVVMAASIARSRATTVINAAGRMVTPGFIDLHAHLEPLLQLPLAESALRQGVTLALGGPDGGSPLPLAPYLDSVQMATVGINVAYLVGHNDVRRTVMGMSDKAPTAAQLASMQQLVRQGMRDGAFGLSTGLLYLPGTYSNVDEVVALATVAAQAGGIYTSHLRKEGRGLLDGVGEAMEIGRRAKIPVVLTHHKAVGQLMWGKSVVTLAMVDSARKAGTDVMMDQYPYTATHTGIGVLVPSWAMAGGDAEFTKRLANPVLKDSMVRGIVDNIMNDRGGGDLARVQFSRVSWDTTLEGKTLKDWATRRNLSPTPANGALLVIEAMQKGGANAIYHVLDEGDVRRIMVHPQTMIASDGRLSQPGDGHPHPRAYGTFPRVLGEYVRVQHLMPLETAIHKMTGMPAQRLGLTDRGVLRVGAMADVVVFDARTVKDQSTFAEPHQYPVGIETVIVNGKVAVQGGKTTGVKAGRVVRHAMVGTP; via the coding sequence ATGCGCCAGCCCCGAGTCCATTGGCGCCGGCACGTGGCGCTGCGCGCCATCATCCTTGGCGCGTGCCTGACGGCTGTGGCGACGCGACCGGTGACTGCGCAACGGGTCGCCGATACGTCGCGCGTCGACGTGCTCATCGCCGGCGGCCTGGTGATCGATGGTACGGGACGTACGCCGCAGCGCCTTGATATCGGCATTCGCGGCGATCGCATCGTGGTGATGGCGGCGTCGATCGCGCGTTCGCGTGCCACCACCGTGATCAATGCGGCGGGCCGCATGGTCACGCCGGGATTCATCGACCTGCATGCGCATCTCGAGCCGTTGCTGCAATTGCCGTTGGCCGAGAGTGCGCTGCGGCAGGGTGTCACCTTGGCGCTCGGTGGTCCGGATGGTGGATCGCCGTTGCCATTGGCCCCGTATCTCGATTCCGTGCAGATGGCCACGGTGGGCATCAATGTCGCGTATCTCGTGGGCCACAACGATGTGCGGCGCACGGTGATGGGGATGTCCGACAAGGCGCCCACGGCGGCGCAACTGGCCAGCATGCAGCAACTCGTGCGGCAAGGCATGCGCGACGGGGCGTTCGGATTGAGCACCGGGCTCCTGTATCTCCCCGGCACGTACTCGAACGTTGACGAAGTGGTGGCGCTGGCCACGGTGGCCGCGCAGGCCGGCGGCATCTACACGTCACATCTGCGCAAGGAAGGCCGTGGTTTGCTGGATGGTGTGGGTGAAGCGATGGAGATCGGCCGGCGCGCGAAGATTCCCGTGGTGCTCACACACCACAAAGCGGTGGGACAGCTGATGTGGGGCAAGAGTGTGGTGACGCTGGCGATGGTGGACAGCGCGCGTAAAGCCGGCACCGACGTGATGATGGACCAGTATCCGTACACGGCGACGCATACGGGCATTGGCGTGCTGGTGCCGTCGTGGGCGATGGCCGGTGGCGACGCCGAATTCACGAAGCGTCTGGCCAATCCCGTGCTGAAAGACAGCATGGTGCGCGGCATCGTGGACAACATCATGAACGATCGCGGTGGTGGCGATCTGGCGCGTGTGCAATTTTCGCGCGTGTCGTGGGACACAACCCTTGAGGGGAAGACGCTCAAGGACTGGGCCACGCGCCGCAACCTGTCACCCACGCCGGCCAACGGGGCACTGCTGGTGATCGAGGCCATGCAGAAGGGCGGCGCAAACGCCATCTACCATGTGCTCGACGAAGGCGACGTGCGGCGCATCATGGTGCATCCGCAAACCATGATCGCCAGCGATGGCCGCCTGTCACAGCCGGGCGACGGCCATCCGCATCCACGCGCCTACGGCACATTCCCGCGGGTGCTGGGCGAGTACGTGCGCGTGCAGCACCTCATGCCGCTGGAAACCGCCATCCACAAGATGACGGGGATGCCGGCACAGCGACTCGGCCTGACCGATCGCGGCGTGTTGCGGGTTGGCGCGATGGCCGACGTGGTGGTGTTCGACGCGCGCACGGTGAAAGATCAGTCCACATTCGCCGAGCCACATCAGTATCCGGTGGGCATTGAAACAGTGATCGTGAATGGCAAGGTGGCGGTGCAGGGTGGCAAGACGACGGGCGTGAAGGCGGGGCGGGTGGTGCGGCATGCGATGGTTGGTACGCCGTAA